The sequence GGTTCGTCGATGTCAGGCTCAAGGGGCGCAGGATCGGCAAGGAGGAACTGGTCGCGGCCTTCGAAGCGCATCCGGTGTTCTCCAAGCAGGAGAAGCTCCGGATCGACGTCTTGAAGCGTTTCGGCGTCTATTCGACCGAGAGCAACGGCCATCTCTCGGAATATCTTCCCTGGTATCGCAAGCGCCCGGAGGAAATTACCCGCTGGATCGACATGTCGGACTGGATCCACGGAGAGACCGGTGGTTACCTCCGCCATTCGACCGAGACGCGTAACTGGTTCGAAACCGAGTTTCCGCAGTTCCTCGAAGCGGCCGGAAATCTGCTCGATCACAACAAGCGCTCGAACGAGCATGCAAGCCATATTCTCGAGGCCCTGGAAACAGGCCGGGTCTATCGCGGCCATTTCAACGTCAAGAACAATGGCGTGATCACCAACCTGCCCGCCGACGCGATCATCGAATCCCCCGGCTTCGTCGATCGTTTCGGCATCAACATGGTCTCGGGCATCACCCTTCCTGAGGCCTGTGCTGCCACCTGCCTTTCCTCGATCAACGTCCAGCGCATGTCGGTCCATGCAGCCGTGACCGGCGATCTCGACCTTCTGAAGCTGGCGATGCTGCACGATCCGCTGGTCGGCGCGATCTGCACGCCGGACGAGGTCTGGCAGATGGTTGACGAGATGGTGGTCGCGCAAAGCCAGTGGCTGCCGCAATACGCCCACGCGATCGATGGTGCGAAGGAGCGGCTTGGCCGCGCCACCGTCAAGACTCGCGAGTGGAACGGCGCCGCGCGGCGTCAGATGCGCTCGCTCGACGAGTTGCGCGCCGAGCGCCAGGTCCGCGCCGCCGGCTGATGATTGCAGCGCTGCTTGCGTGAGGAGACGCAAGCAGCGCTGCCTGAACTGCAGACTTTACAAGGAGGAGGCCGCGTTCCGGCGCGGCGAAAGAGGGAGAATCTGAGCCAATGACCAGCCACAGACTGACGAAAATGGCGAGCCTGCTGCTTGTCGGCATCTCGACCTTTGCCTTGGAGGCGGCCGCCTCCGAGCCCACCGTCGTGCCGCAGCAGCCGGCATTCCCGGCCGAGGGCAAGATTACCTATGTGCCGCGCGACTCGATCGCCGAATTCAAGGCGCTGCCGGAATACAAGGAACCGGCCTGGGTTACCGAGAAATACGTCAAGACCGGCAAGCTGCCGCCGGTCGCCGAGCGGCTGCCGAAGGAGCCGATGGTCTTCAAGACCGGCAACATGCCCGACGGCGTCGGCGTCTATGGCGACACGCTGCGTCACGTGATCGGCGGTCGGCCGGAAGGCTGGAACTACTCGGCCGGCCAGAGCCAGGGCTGGGGCGGCATCGATATCGGCATGTCCGAATGCCTGACCCGCACGGCGCCGCTCTTCCAGGTGGAAGCCAAGGACGTCGAACCGCTGCCGAACCTCGCCAGGAGTTGGGACTGGTCTTCTGACGGCCACAAGCTGACGATGCATCTGGTCGAGGGTGCCAAGTGGTCGGATGGCGACCTCTTCGACGCCGACGACGTGATGTTCTATTGGGAAGACAATGTGCTCGACCCGAGCGTGACGCCGCTGAACGGCGCAACGCCCGAGACTTTCGGCGCCGGCACGACGCTGAAGAAGATCGACCAGTATACGGTCGAATGGACCTTCAAGGAGGCGTTCCCGCGCCAGCATCTCTATGCCATGGCCTACGGCACCTTCTGCCCCGGCCCGTCGCATATCCTCAAAGCCAAGCATCCGAAATATGCCGGCACCACCTATGACCAATACAAGAATGCCTTCCCGCCGGAGTATATGAACATCCCGGTCATGGGCGCCTGGGTGCCGGTCGCCTATCGCCCCGACGATATCATCGTATTGCGCCGCAACCCCTACTACTGGAAGGTCGACGAGGCGGGCAACCAGCTGCCCTATATCAACGAGCTGCACTACAAGCTCTCGACTTGGGCCGATCGCGACGTGCAGGCAATCGCCGGCTCCGCCGATCTTTCCAACCTGGAGCAGCCGGAAAACTTCGTCGAGTCGCTAAAGCGCGCAGCGCAGGACACGGCTCCCGCTCGCCTCGCCTTCGGCCCACGCCTTATCGGCTACAATCTGCACATGAACTTCTCGGCCAACGGCTGGGGTGAGCCGGACGAACGCGCCCAGGCCGTGCGTGAGCTCAACCGCAACGAGGATTTCCGCAAGGCCGTGACCATGGCCGTCGATCGCAAGAAGCTCGGCGAGGCGCTGGTGAAGGGCCCCTTCACGGCGATCTATCCGGGCGGACTTTCCTCCGGCACCAGCTTCTACGACCGGGAGTCGACCGTCTACTATCCCTTCGATCTTGATGGCGCGAAGGCTCTGCTTGAGAAAGCTGGCCTGAAGGACACCGACGGCAACGGCTTCGTCAACTTCCCGGCCGATAAAGCCGGCGGCAAGGACGTGGAGATCGTGCTTCTGATCGACAACAGTTACGCGACCGACCGCAACCTCGCCGAAGGCCTGATCGGCCAGATGGAAAAGCTCGGCCTCCGGGTGGTCCTGAACTCGCTTGACGGCAAGCAGCGGGACGCAACCAACTATGCCGGCAAGTTCGACTGGATGGTTCACCGCAACGCCGCCGAATATGCCTCCGTCGTGCAAAACACGCCGCAGTTGGCGGCCGCCGGTCCGCGCACCAGCTGGCACCACCGTGCACCGGAAGGCGGACAGCTTGACCTGATGCCCTTCGAACAGGAACTCGTCGACATCATCAACAAGTTCATCGCCACCAACGACAATGCCGAGCGCGCGGAGTTGATGAAGCAGTACCAGAAAGTCGCGACGACGAATCTCGATACGGTCGGCCTTACCGAATATCCAGGCGCGCTGATCATCAACAAGCGCTTCGCCAACGTGCCGACCGGAGCGCCGATCTTCATGTTCAACTGGGCCGAGGACACGATTATGCGCGAGCGCCTCTTCGTCCCCTCGGACAAACAGGGTGATTTCGAGCTCTTTGCCGAACAGCTTCCGGGCAAGCCCGGCGACAAGGGCTTGAGCAACTAACGCAACCGCTCCTCCGGCTACAGGCCGGAGGAGCGCTCGATCACCCCAACGACAGAAGGAAACGGCATGTTCAGGTTTCTGCTTGTCCGCCTCGCCTCTGCCATTCCCGTGCTGCTTGTCTTGAGCGTGGCGACCTTCGCCATCATCCAGGCGCCGCCCGGAGACTATAGCGATTACATTCGTTCGCAGCTGATCAACCAGGGTGGCGCGTCCTACGAGGAGGCCGAAGCACAGGCGCAGGCCTACCGCAAGGAGCATGGCCTCGATAAGCCGCTGCCGGTGCAATACGTCAACTGGATGACCGGCATCCTGACGCGCGGCGATTTCGGCCACAGCCTCTACTACAACAAGCCGGTTGCCGATGTCGTCGGCGAACGCCTGCCGCGCACGCTGGCATTGGCGCTCGTCTGCCATATCCTCGCGTCTATCATCGGCATATCCTTCGGTATCATCGCCGCGACACGGCAGTATTCGTGGATCGACAGCCTGCTTTCGACGGTGGCCTTCCTCGGCATGACGGTGCCGCGCTTCCTGATGGCGCTGATCATCGTCTACATCCTCGTCTTCCATTTCAATGTGAGCGAAATCAACAGCTTCCACTCGGCCCGTTATGGCGGTGCGCCCTGGTCCTGGGACAAATTCGTCGACCTCGTCAAACATGTCTGGCCGGTCGTGGCGATCGCCACTTTCGGCGGACTCGCCTACAATATGCGGGTGATGCGGGGCAATCTGCTCGACACGCTGAACGCGCAATATGTCGAAACCGCCCGGGCGAAGGGCCTGAGCGAAGGCGCGGTGGTCATGCGCCATGCGGTGCCGAATGCCCTGCATCCGCTGATCATGTATCAGGGTGTCGTGCTGCCCTACATGCTGACGGGCGAGATCGAGACGGCGATCATCTTCGCGCTGCCGACCGTCGGCCCGGCCATCGTCGGCTCCATGTGGGTGGGCGACGTCTATGTCACAGCCACCTTCATGCTGGTGCTGTCGGCAACCCTCATCCTCGGCAACATCATCGCCGACATGTTGCTGGCCGCGCTCGATCCGCGTGTGCGTCTCGGAGGAGCCCACGCATGACCGCCGAGATGCAAACAACCATTCCGCTCGCCGCCGAACCCCGGCAGGAACATCACAACGAAAGCTACCAGGCGCTCGTCTGGCGCCGGCTGAAGCGGTCCTGGACCGGCATGCTCGGCCTCGTCCTCGTCGGTCTGCTGATTTTCATGGCGGTCTTCGCCGACTTCCTGTCGCCGGTCGATCCGAAGGCCACGGGTGTCGCCTTCGCGCCGCCGCAGGCGATCAGCTTTAGCGACAAGGACGGCAATTTCGTCTTCTCGCCGCGCAGCTATCCGCTCAGCGAAGGTACGGAACTCGACCCGATCACCTTTCAGCCGATCATCGGCCCCGACTACGACAATCCGCAGATCCTTGGCTTCTTCGTCAAGGGCGCGCCCTACAGTCTCTTCGGCCTGATCCCGGCGGAACGGCATTTCTTCGGCGCGGTCGATGGTTCGCCGGTGCATCTACTCGGCACCGACAAGTTCGGCCGCGACGTGCTGTCGCGCATTCTCGTCGGATCGCGCATCTCGCTGATGATTGCGCTGGTCGTCGTCTCGATCGTCACTGCGGTCGGCACCACGGTCGGCATGGCGTCGGGCTATTTCGGCGGCCGCTTCGACGTCTGGACGCAGCGCTTCGTCGAGCTGGTGCTCGCCTTTCCGCAACTGCCGCTCTACCTGGCGCTGACCTCGCTGATCCCGGTGACGGCGCCGACCAACGTCTTCCTCGCCTTCG comes from Ensifer sp. PDNC004 and encodes:
- a CDS encoding ABC transporter substrate-binding protein; the encoded protein is MTSHRLTKMASLLLVGISTFALEAAASEPTVVPQQPAFPAEGKITYVPRDSIAEFKALPEYKEPAWVTEKYVKTGKLPPVAERLPKEPMVFKTGNMPDGVGVYGDTLRHVIGGRPEGWNYSAGQSQGWGGIDIGMSECLTRTAPLFQVEAKDVEPLPNLARSWDWSSDGHKLTMHLVEGAKWSDGDLFDADDVMFYWEDNVLDPSVTPLNGATPETFGAGTTLKKIDQYTVEWTFKEAFPRQHLYAMAYGTFCPGPSHILKAKHPKYAGTTYDQYKNAFPPEYMNIPVMGAWVPVAYRPDDIIVLRRNPYYWKVDEAGNQLPYINELHYKLSTWADRDVQAIAGSADLSNLEQPENFVESLKRAAQDTAPARLAFGPRLIGYNLHMNFSANGWGEPDERAQAVRELNRNEDFRKAVTMAVDRKKLGEALVKGPFTAIYPGGLSSGTSFYDRESTVYYPFDLDGAKALLEKAGLKDTDGNGFVNFPADKAGGKDVEIVLLIDNSYATDRNLAEGLIGQMEKLGLRVVLNSLDGKQRDATNYAGKFDWMVHRNAAEYASVVQNTPQLAAAGPRTSWHHRAPEGGQLDLMPFEQELVDIINKFIATNDNAERAELMKQYQKVATTNLDTVGLTEYPGALIINKRFANVPTGAPIFMFNWAEDTIMRERLFVPSDKQGDFELFAEQLPGKPGDKGLSN
- a CDS encoding alpha-glucosidase/alpha-galactosidase, yielding MATFKIAIIGAGSIGFTKKLFTDILAVPELRNIEVALTDLSARNLEMIKAILDRIVEVNRLPTKVTATTDRLRALEGARYIISCVRVGGLEAYADDIRIPLKYGVDQCVGDTICAGGILYGQRNIPVILDFCKDIRAVAEPGAKFLNYANPMAMNTWAAIEYGKVDTVGLCHGVQHGGEQIAEILGAGEGELDYVCSGINHQTWFVDVRLKGRRIGKEELVAAFEAHPVFSKQEKLRIDVLKRFGVYSTESNGHLSEYLPWYRKRPEEITRWIDMSDWIHGETGGYLRHSTETRNWFETEFPQFLEAAGNLLDHNKRSNEHASHILEALETGRVYRGHFNVKNNGVITNLPADAIIESPGFVDRFGINMVSGITLPEACAATCLSSINVQRMSVHAAVTGDLDLLKLAMLHDPLVGAICTPDEVWQMVDEMVVAQSQWLPQYAHAIDGAKERLGRATVKTREWNGAARRQMRSLDELRAERQVRAAG
- a CDS encoding ABC transporter permease, which gives rise to MQTTIPLAAEPRQEHHNESYQALVWRRLKRSWTGMLGLVLVGLLIFMAVFADFLSPVDPKATGVAFAPPQAISFSDKDGNFVFSPRSYPLSEGTELDPITFQPIIGPDYDNPQILGFFVKGAPYSLFGLIPAERHFFGAVDGSPVHLLGTDKFGRDVLSRILVGSRISLMIALVVVSIVTAVGTTVGMASGYFGGRFDVWTQRFVELVLAFPQLPLYLALTSLIPVTAPTNVFLAFVIIVMSALGWAQMSREVRGKTLALARIDYVRAAIAVGASDRRIIFQHILPNVMSHVIVAVTLSIPQVVLLESFLGFLGFAVKPPLISWGLMLQDTSTYSVIGSYPWILSPVAFVLVTVFAFNALGDGLRDAIDPY
- a CDS encoding ABC transporter permease, coding for MFRFLLVRLASAIPVLLVLSVATFAIIQAPPGDYSDYIRSQLINQGGASYEEAEAQAQAYRKEHGLDKPLPVQYVNWMTGILTRGDFGHSLYYNKPVADVVGERLPRTLALALVCHILASIIGISFGIIAATRQYSWIDSLLSTVAFLGMTVPRFLMALIIVYILVFHFNVSEINSFHSARYGGAPWSWDKFVDLVKHVWPVVAIATFGGLAYNMRVMRGNLLDTLNAQYVETARAKGLSEGAVVMRHAVPNALHPLIMYQGVVLPYMLTGEIETAIIFALPTVGPAIVGSMWVGDVYVTATFMLVLSATLILGNIIADMLLAALDPRVRLGGAHA